Proteins encoded in a region of the Sterolibacterium denitrificans genome:
- a CDS encoding acyl-CoA dehydrogenase family protein, protein MDLKFTDEQNMFRDMTRNLCADYSGMDVVRKMEDDPVGLPTELWAQMQETGLLGILVPEEFGGMGLNMLDCAVILEEMGRTLTPGPFFSSSVMAALALTRAGSAEQKQALLPKIASGEAIVVPAWLEPDNGYGAAGVQMRARLEGNDYVLNGIKRHVFCARAAQQLIVLVRTGDGEQDVDLLLVDAAAAGLTYDQQLSMASDTQYRLTFDNVKVPAANRLGAAGSGWQAWNACMHDGIILLAAFAAGGAQQALDITVQYSKDRKQFDKPLGQFQALAHYMSDATTTVDGARMLVYEAAWAHSVGKDTARLAPMAKLFACKTFRDVTSMAQQVHGGIGFTLDYDIQLYYRRAKQLQLNWWDSRHLEELIAADILDRDLPRTIPDPFTV, encoded by the coding sequence ATGGATCTCAAGTTTACCGACGAACAGAACATGTTCCGCGACATGACCCGCAACCTCTGCGCCGACTACAGCGGCATGGACGTGGTGCGCAAGATGGAGGACGATCCGGTCGGCCTGCCCACCGAACTGTGGGCGCAGATGCAGGAAACCGGCCTGCTGGGCATCCTGGTGCCGGAGGAATTCGGCGGCATGGGGCTCAACATGCTCGACTGCGCGGTGATTCTCGAGGAAATGGGGCGCACCCTGACGCCCGGTCCGTTCTTCTCCTCCTCCGTGATGGCCGCGCTGGCGCTGACCCGCGCCGGCAGCGCCGAACAGAAGCAGGCGCTGCTGCCGAAGATCGCCAGCGGCGAAGCCATCGTCGTCCCCGCCTGGCTGGAGCCGGACAACGGCTATGGCGCGGCCGGCGTGCAGATGCGCGCCCGGCTGGAAGGCAACGACTATGTGCTCAACGGCATCAAGCGCCACGTCTTCTGCGCCAGGGCCGCACAGCAGTTGATCGTGCTGGTGCGCACCGGCGACGGCGAGCAGGACGTCGATCTGCTGCTGGTCGATGCCGCTGCCGCCGGCCTGACCTACGACCAGCAGTTGAGCATGGCTTCCGACACGCAATACCGCCTGACCTTCGACAACGTCAAGGTGCCGGCGGCGAATCGCCTCGGCGCGGCCGGCTCGGGCTGGCAGGCCTGGAATGCCTGCATGCACGACGGCATCATCCTGCTCGCCGCCTTCGCGGCCGGCGGCGCCCAGCAGGCGCTGGACATCACCGTGCAATATTCCAAGGATCGCAAGCAGTTCGACAAGCCGCTGGGACAGTTCCAGGCCCTGGCGCACTACATGTCGGACGCCACCACCACGGTCGATGGCGCGCGCATGCTGGTGTATGAAGCCGCCTGGGCGCACAGCGTGGGCAAGGATACGGCGCGCCTGGCGCCGATGGCCAAGCTGTTCGCCTGCAAGACCTTCCGCGACGTGACTTCCATGGCGCAGCAGGTGCATGGCGGGATCGGCTTCACCCTCGACTACGACATCCAGCTCTACTACCGCCGCGCCAAGCAGTTGCAGCTCAACTGGTGGGATTCGCGCCATCTGGAAGAGCTGATCGCCGCCGACATCCTCGACCGCGACTTGCCGCGCACCATTCCCGACCCCTTCACCGTCTAA
- a CDS encoding DUF2889 domain-containing protein: MGTPNTNYGSGVFRRRLHWQATPGCVAVALEDSNHGFRLRLRHDGRQITAVEAEPVRHPFTTCPEAVSNVQQISGLALADAAGLRARLPQATNCTHLVDMALLAASHAGAARQERHYDIAVADERDGLTAARITCDGQPIHAWTIRNHVIETPAELAGRPVMRGFYAWAAAQFGETNDLALEAAQLLQRGYFVAQARRSVYLPVERYPARSDGMTVGACYSYNTGAVERALRIHGSVRDYSKSAERLLQFDGTAPCGNPTVRQAQEEKN; encoded by the coding sequence ATGGGCACGCCTAACACCAACTACGGTTCGGGTGTCTTCCGCCGCCGCCTGCACTGGCAGGCCACGCCGGGCTGCGTGGCGGTGGCGCTGGAAGACAGCAACCACGGCTTCAGGCTGCGCCTGCGCCACGATGGCCGGCAGATCACGGCGGTCGAGGCCGAGCCGGTGCGCCATCCCTTCACCACCTGTCCGGAAGCGGTGAGCAACGTGCAGCAGATCAGCGGACTGGCGCTGGCGGATGCCGCCGGGTTGCGCGCCCGCCTGCCGCAGGCGACGAACTGCACCCACCTGGTCGACATGGCGCTGCTGGCCGCCAGCCATGCCGGCGCTGCGAGACAGGAGCGGCATTACGACATCGCCGTGGCCGATGAACGGGACGGCCTGACGGCAGCACGCATCACCTGCGATGGACAACCGATCCATGCCTGGACGATCCGCAATCACGTCATCGAAACGCCCGCCGAGCTGGCCGGCCGGCCGGTGATGCGCGGCTTCTATGCCTGGGCGGCGGCGCAGTTCGGCGAGACTAACGATTTGGCGCTGGAAGCCGCCCAGTTGCTGCAGCGCGGCTATTTCGTCGCCCAGGCGCGGCGCTCGGTCTATCTGCCGGTGGAACGCTACCCGGCCAGGAGCGATGGCATGACCGTCGGCGCCTGTTACTCCTACAATACGGGCGCCGTCGAACGCGCCTTGCGCATCCATGGTTCGGTACGCGATTACTCGAAGAGCGCCGAGCGCCTGCTGCAGTTCGATGGCACGGCGCCCTGCGGCAATCCGACAGTCCGACAGGCGCAGGAAGAGAAAAACTGA
- the yjjJ gene encoding type II toxin-antitoxin system HipA family toxin YjjJ yields MPTHAEAVRRHLANGPLAARQLLEKLGVSQPTMSRALADLGAGLVRFGAARSIQYALRDTARGLPDIPVYQVDADGRVGRLGVLIPLSPEGFLMRREDGTQRYSAGLPWWLTDMRPQGYLGRAYAARHAAALGLPQRPTQWSDTHALRALLAHGHDAIGNLLLGETARGQFLDAPLPVAIAAAEKAQAYAALAREAARGEQAGSSAGGEQPKFTCYTTCDGVPAHAIVKFSEAEAGPVGERWRDLLLAEHLALETLRAARLSAARSCIIDHAGQRFLEVLRFDRVGALGRRALISLSALDAEFVGAGGEPWPAVVQRLREVVPLQPDAVSSAALLWAFGSLIGNTDMHGGNLSFIAEHACPYALAPAYDMSPMAFAPRSGGGLPDTLPTARVHASVADALWHQAEHLARDYLQRLRQTPGFSARFAPCIAALARHIEQVSMQTARLASQ; encoded by the coding sequence ATGCCGACACATGCCGAAGCCGTCCGGCGTCATCTTGCCAATGGACCATTGGCCGCGCGCCAACTGCTTGAAAAACTGGGGGTCAGCCAGCCAACCATGTCGCGTGCGCTGGCTGATCTTGGGGCAGGTCTCGTGCGCTTTGGCGCGGCAAGATCCATTCAATACGCACTGCGCGACACGGCACGCGGCTTGCCCGACATTCCGGTGTATCAGGTGGATGCCGACGGTCGTGTCGGGCGACTGGGCGTGCTGATTCCGCTCAGTCCGGAAGGCTTTCTCATGCGGCGGGAAGATGGCACGCAACGCTACAGCGCCGGGCTGCCCTGGTGGTTGACGGACATGCGGCCGCAAGGTTATCTCGGCCGCGCCTATGCGGCACGGCATGCCGCTGCGCTCGGCTTGCCGCAGCGCCCGACGCAGTGGAGCGATACGCATGCGCTGCGCGCGTTGCTGGCGCACGGCCACGATGCGATCGGCAATCTGCTATTGGGAGAAACGGCGCGCGGGCAGTTCCTCGATGCGCCACTGCCCGTGGCGATTGCCGCAGCGGAGAAGGCGCAAGCCTATGCCGCTCTGGCACGGGAGGCCGCCCGGGGTGAACAGGCAGGGTCATCGGCTGGCGGCGAACAGCCCAAGTTCACTTGTTACACCACCTGCGACGGTGTGCCGGCGCATGCCATCGTGAAGTTCAGCGAAGCGGAAGCCGGGCCGGTCGGCGAGCGTTGGCGAGATCTGTTGCTGGCCGAGCATCTGGCGCTGGAAACTCTGCGCGCCGCCCGGTTGTCGGCCGCCAGGAGCTGCATCATCGATCATGCCGGGCAGCGTTTTCTGGAAGTACTGCGCTTCGATCGCGTTGGCGCGCTGGGGCGGCGTGCGCTGATTTCACTGAGCGCGCTGGATGCCGAGTTCGTCGGTGCCGGCGGCGAACCCTGGCCCGCCGTCGTGCAGCGTTTGCGCGAGGTCGTACCGCTGCAGCCGGACGCCGTATCCAGCGCCGCTCTGCTGTGGGCCTTCGGCAGTCTGATCGGCAACACCGACATGCACGGCGGCAATCTCTCGTTTATTGCGGAGCACGCCTGCCCGTACGCCCTGGCGCCGGCCTACGACATGTCGCCCATGGCTTTCGCCCCGCGCAGCGGCGGTGGCCTGCCCGATACCCTGCCCACCGCCAGAGTGCACGCCAGCGTGGCCGATGCGCTTTGGCACCAGGCCGAACATCTGGCGCGCGATTACCTGCAGCGGCTCAGGCAGACACCCGGTTTCAGCGCCCGCTTCGCGCCGTGCATTGCCGCTCTGGCGCGACACATCGAGCAGGTGTCCATGCAGACTGCGCGTCTTGCGTCTCAATAG
- a CDS encoding FAS1-like dehydratase domain-containing protein, with the protein MATEYPPSATDLPPAVQALIGQPQYEEQTEFPIEQGYVLTSCASVQNGNPLYWQPAVAEELTGGPIAPPSMLSVWFRPHHWAPGATGERTALMTHFDLKRLLDLPEAVVASNETVFGEPVRMGDVLTIRQIVRSVGELKDTKLGRGRFWTIDVETVNQRGEWVGTDTYTCLGYRKPGQ; encoded by the coding sequence ATGGCAACCGAATATCCGCCGTCGGCCACCGATCTGCCGCCTGCCGTGCAGGCGCTGATCGGCCAGCCGCAATACGAGGAACAAACCGAATTCCCGATCGAGCAGGGCTATGTGCTGACCAGTTGCGCCTCGGTACAGAACGGCAATCCGCTCTACTGGCAGCCGGCAGTGGCCGAGGAACTGACCGGCGGGCCAATCGCGCCGCCGTCCATGCTGTCGGTCTGGTTCCGTCCGCACCATTGGGCGCCGGGGGCGACCGGAGAACGCACCGCGCTGATGACCCATTTCGACCTCAAGCGTCTGCTCGACCTGCCCGAAGCGGTGGTGGCGAGCAACGAAACGGTGTTCGGCGAGCCGGTGCGCATGGGCGACGTGCTGACCATCCGCCAGATCGTGCGTTCGGTGGGTGAATTGAAAGACACCAAGCTGGGCCGCGGCCGCTTCTGGACCATCGACGTCGAGACCGTCAATCAACGCGGCGAGTGGGTGGGCACCGACACCTATACCTGCCTCGGTTACAGGAAGCCCGGCCAATGA
- a CDS encoding CaiB/BaiF CoA transferase family protein: MSNALPLKGIRVVNFGWVWAGPVVGQTLAFLGAEVYKIESRARVDLTRFLPPFAEGIPDHNRSLSNHACWAGNGSVSLNLKEPEALQLVKELIAESDVVVENFGPGVMERLGLGYAELKKLKQDIILFSMPGAGLTGPLKDLRSYGLSLTSTTGLDSMVGYKGEGPIPMENAYSDPYAGIFGSFAIITALNHRRNSGEGQHIDFSQQEAVMQMVGPAYMDYQLNGRSGTPKGNEHPLGTVAPHGVFPCKGDDRWISIVVRTDEEWQQLLNALEHPEWLKVSEFATREGRLKSIDSLHKLLADWTAQHDDRELAAHLQKHGVAAAPVLNVADLLRDPHYQARQTFVEVTHPLGFKETLYGPYVKFSASQPTVRPGPMIGQDNEHVFKHILGMSAERYDDLVKRQIIY, translated from the coding sequence ATGAGCAATGCATTGCCATTGAAGGGCATCCGCGTCGTCAATTTTGGCTGGGTGTGGGCCGGCCCCGTGGTGGGCCAGACGCTGGCCTTCCTCGGCGCCGAGGTCTACAAGATCGAGTCGCGCGCGCGCGTGGATCTCACCCGCTTCCTGCCGCCGTTTGCCGAAGGCATCCCCGATCACAACCGCAGCCTGTCCAATCATGCCTGCTGGGCGGGCAATGGTTCGGTGTCGCTGAACCTCAAGGAACCCGAGGCGCTGCAACTGGTCAAGGAGCTGATCGCCGAGTCGGATGTCGTCGTCGAAAACTTCGGCCCCGGCGTCATGGAGCGCCTCGGCCTGGGCTATGCGGAACTGAAGAAGCTCAAGCAGGACATCATCCTGTTTTCCATGCCCGGCGCCGGCCTCACCGGGCCGCTGAAGGACTTGCGCTCCTATGGCCTCAGCCTGACCTCGACCACCGGACTGGACAGCATGGTGGGCTACAAGGGCGAAGGCCCGATCCCGATGGAAAACGCCTATTCCGATCCCTATGCCGGCATCTTCGGCAGCTTTGCCATCATCACGGCGCTCAATCACCGGCGCAACAGCGGCGAGGGCCAGCACATCGACTTCTCGCAGCAGGAAGCGGTGATGCAGATGGTCGGCCCGGCCTATATGGATTACCAGCTCAACGGCCGCAGCGGCACGCCCAAGGGCAACGAGCATCCGCTCGGCACCGTGGCGCCGCATGGCGTCTTCCCCTGCAAGGGCGACGACCGCTGGATCAGCATCGTGGTGCGCACGGACGAGGAATGGCAGCAGTTGCTCAACGCCCTGGAACATCCCGAATGGCTCAAGGTCAGCGAATTCGCCACCCGCGAAGGCCGCCTCAAGTCCATCGACAGCCTGCACAAGCTGCTGGCCGACTGGACCGCCCAGCACGACGACCGCGAACTCGCCGCCCATCTGCAAAAACATGGCGTGGCCGCCGCGCCGGTGCTGAACGTGGCGGACCTGCTGCGTGACCCGCACTACCAGGCACGCCAGACCTTCGTTGAGGTGACCCATCCGCTGGGCTTCAAGGAAACCCTCTACGGCCCCTATGTGAAATTCAGCGCCAGCCAACCCACGGTCCGCCCCGGCCCGATGATCGGCCAGGACAACGAGCACGTCTTCAAGCACATCCTCGGCATGTCGGCGGAGCGCTATGACGACCTGGTGAAGCGGCAGATCATCTATTGA
- a CDS encoding MaoC/PaaZ C-terminal domain-containing protein, whose amino-acid sequence MSAAINNRLHGQIKEGEELPPLTHAVTATTVVLGALASRDWRPMHHDKDFAVNRNGIRDIFINTPTNAAWFERYITDWTGPKGRLGRMKFKMKSSVFPGDEMRFSGHVVKAAIDDTGCGWLDLELAVSVGDKVATECQARVAVPTSESDNPWQRRGADWKP is encoded by the coding sequence ATGAGCGCAGCGATCAACAACCGTCTGCATGGGCAGATCAAGGAAGGCGAGGAACTGCCGCCGCTGACCCATGCCGTCACCGCCACCACCGTGGTGCTGGGCGCCCTGGCCAGCCGCGACTGGCGGCCGATGCACCATGACAAGGATTTCGCCGTGAATCGCAACGGCATCCGCGACATCTTCATCAACACGCCGACCAACGCGGCCTGGTTCGAGCGCTACATCACCGACTGGACGGGCCCCAAGGGCCGCCTGGGACGGATGAAGTTCAAGATGAAAAGCTCGGTCTTTCCCGGCGACGAAATGCGCTTCAGCGGCCACGTCGTCAAGGCAGCCATCGACGATACCGGCTGCGGCTGGCTGGATCTGGAACTGGCCGTCTCGGTCGGCGACAAGGTGGCCACCGAATGCCAGGCGCGAGTGGCCGTGCCAACGAGCGAATCCGACAATCCCTGGCAGCGCCGTGGCGCCGACTGGAAACCCTGA
- a CDS encoding CaiB/BaiF CoA transferase family protein, which produces MTEASKPGALAGIKVVEFGQMVSAPYCAKLFSDYGADVIKVELPSGDTARRAGPFPGDAPHPEKSGLYFINNTNKRGITCDVGTAEGRRQFLRLLAWADVLVENNLPQQMRAWGLDYATLQAVNPQLVVISITPFGQTGPYSEWNGYDLNAFHLTGASSRYCGRPGEMPLEHGTFSAEYFGAITAAAWGMAAVYGRNVVGGGQQVDVSCAEAIAAAFVGGQNIGGYAQDGVFDKRTGVGMPQGAPATIMPCKDGHVWMLALEPGQWNGLRKVMGDPEWADLDIFQNMKTRAENADVIYSFLLEWTMEHTKMEIQEKCQAAGCPITAVYTVAEAAEMPHLKARDYFVDMEHPELGKLKNLGAPFKLPASPGGPVESAPLLGQHNEDIYGGLLGLSASDIEHLRTQGVI; this is translated from the coding sequence ATGACTGAAGCAAGCAAGCCCGGCGCGCTGGCGGGCATCAAGGTGGTCGAATTCGGCCAGATGGTTTCCGCTCCCTACTGCGCCAAGCTGTTCAGCGACTACGGCGCCGACGTCATCAAGGTCGAGCTGCCCTCGGGCGATACCGCGCGCCGCGCCGGCCCCTTTCCTGGCGATGCGCCGCACCCGGAAAAAAGCGGCCTCTACTTCATCAACAACACCAACAAGCGCGGCATCACCTGCGATGTGGGCACGGCCGAGGGACGCCGCCAGTTCCTGCGCCTGCTGGCGTGGGCCGATGTGCTGGTCGAGAACAACCTGCCGCAGCAGATGCGCGCCTGGGGGCTGGATTACGCCACGCTCCAGGCCGTCAATCCGCAACTGGTGGTGATCTCCATCACACCGTTCGGCCAGACCGGCCCCTACAGCGAATGGAACGGCTACGACCTCAACGCCTTTCATTTGACCGGCGCATCCTCGCGCTACTGCGGCCGGCCGGGCGAGATGCCGCTGGAGCATGGCACCTTTTCCGCCGAGTATTTCGGCGCCATCACGGCGGCCGCCTGGGGCATGGCGGCCGTGTATGGGCGCAATGTGGTGGGTGGCGGCCAGCAGGTGGATGTCTCCTGCGCCGAAGCCATTGCGGCGGCCTTCGTCGGTGGCCAGAACATCGGCGGCTATGCCCAGGATGGCGTCTTCGACAAACGCACCGGCGTGGGCATGCCGCAGGGCGCGCCGGCCACCATCATGCCCTGCAAGGACGGCCACGTCTGGATGCTGGCGCTGGAGCCGGGCCAGTGGAACGGCCTGCGCAAGGTGATGGGCGACCCCGAATGGGCCGATCTGGACATCTTCCAGAACATGAAAACGCGCGCCGAGAATGCCGACGTGATCTATTCCTTCCTCCTCGAATGGACGATGGAACACACCAAGATGGAAATCCAGGAAAAGTGCCAGGCCGCCGGCTGCCCCATCACGGCGGTATATACCGTCGCCGAGGCCGCCGAGATGCCGCATCTCAAGGCGCGTGACTACTTCGTCGACATGGAACACCCGGAACTGGGCAAGCTGAAGAATCTAGGCGCGCCCTTCAAGCTGCCGGCCAGTCCGGGCGGGCCGGTGGAGTCGGCACCGCTGCTGGGCCAGCACAATGAAGACATCTACGGCGGCCTGCTCGGGCTGTCGGCCAGTGACATCGAGCACCTGCGCACGCAGGGCGTGATCTGA
- a CDS encoding acyl-CoA dehydrogenase family protein has product MDFEFSQEEQAFLREVDAFFKENNDVKYMDVTRENMAQVCDTPERREFTAKMAKKGWLGITWPKQYGGQDGAGFYEFLLNEKLSSVGAPQIGKGVGIIGKTLIKVGSEKLKQEFLPKILNAEIEFAVGYSEPEAGSDAAAMRLKAERKGDGWVLNGQKVFTTSAHFADWYWVGARTDPDAKKHHGITLFLIRMDDPGLTIHPMYTMGKERTNAVFFDNVFVHDDYRVGELNKGFQYIAEALDIERFTMFTFSPIRGRMELLADHVKNGKKDGKALKDDPVIRQKIAQLATECEVARVLGVQFVDAALHSDKTPSNEASEYKLYATELSRRLADATMDIAGPGSQLCLHTQDAPLKGRAESCYTYTVIDTIGGGASEVQKNIIAQRKLGLPRSF; this is encoded by the coding sequence ATGGATTTTGAATTTTCCCAGGAAGAGCAGGCGTTTCTGCGCGAGGTCGATGCGTTTTTCAAGGAGAACAACGACGTCAAGTACATGGACGTGACGCGCGAGAACATGGCGCAGGTCTGCGATACGCCGGAGCGCCGCGAGTTCACCGCGAAGATGGCCAAAAAGGGCTGGCTGGGCATCACCTGGCCGAAGCAGTACGGCGGCCAGGATGGCGCGGGCTTCTACGAATTCCTGCTCAACGAGAAACTCTCCTCGGTCGGCGCGCCGCAGATCGGCAAGGGCGTGGGCATCATCGGCAAGACCCTGATCAAGGTCGGCTCGGAGAAGCTCAAGCAGGAATTCCTGCCGAAGATCCTCAACGCCGAAATCGAATTCGCCGTCGGCTATTCCGAACCCGAAGCCGGCTCGGACGCCGCCGCCATGCGTCTGAAGGCCGAGCGCAAGGGCGACGGCTGGGTGTTGAACGGCCAGAAGGTGTTCACCACCTCGGCCCACTTCGCCGACTGGTACTGGGTCGGCGCGCGCACCGATCCGGATGCCAAGAAGCACCACGGCATCACCCTGTTCCTGATCCGCATGGACGACCCGGGGCTGACCATCCACCCGATGTACACCATGGGCAAGGAGCGCACCAACGCGGTGTTCTTCGACAACGTCTTCGTCCATGACGACTACCGCGTCGGCGAACTCAACAAGGGCTTCCAGTACATCGCCGAGGCGCTGGACATCGAGCGCTTCACGATGTTCACTTTCTCGCCGATCCGCGGCCGCATGGAGTTGCTGGCCGACCACGTGAAGAACGGCAAAAAGGACGGCAAGGCGCTCAAGGACGATCCGGTGATCCGCCAGAAGATTGCCCAGTTGGCCACCGAATGCGAAGTGGCGCGCGTGCTCGGCGTGCAGTTCGTCGATGCGGCGCTGCACAGCGACAAGACGCCGTCCAACGAGGCTTCCGAATACAAGCTCTACGCCACCGAACTCTCCCGCCGTCTGGCCGATGCCACCATGGACATCGCCGGCCCCGGCTCGCAACTGTGCCTGCACACGCAGGACGCGCCGCTGAAAGGCCGCGCCGAGAGCTGCTACACCTACACCGTCATCGACACCATCGGCGGCGGCGCTTCGGAAGTGCAGAAGAACATCATCGCCCAGCGCAAGCTCGGCCTGCCGCGCAGCTTTTAA
- a CDS encoding CaiB/BaiF CoA transferase family protein, whose translation MSFLKGYNVLDLASVGPAARASRILADYGMNIIKVAPVAAKGAKQIEPVFHAYGAGRGTQKIRVDLKSDAGREAILRLAKSVDVVIESYRPGVAARLGVGYADLKKVNPKIVYCSTSGYGQDGPYAQWVGHDINYLAVGGFLGCSGTDAEGKPAIPGATVADSAGGGMQAALSIIAALLNAEKTGSGSYLDVSITDGVLNLMSLYLDQYLATGEETRPNNAVLTGKYAWYGVYTCGDGQHISVGAIEGHFFKNLCRLLDLEQFSGSQYDAARQEEMRAAFAARFKTKTRDEWVALLAGADTCTAPVLSIAEVVHNEHLRARQTFMNARHPEKGAFEQLGPVLAGGERQQPEHQVAAPGTTDSDTVFARAGFSADEIAALKTSGAVE comes from the coding sequence ATGTCATTCCTCAAAGGTTACAACGTCCTCGACCTGGCCAGCGTCGGCCCGGCGGCGCGCGCCTCGCGCATCCTCGCCGATTACGGCATGAACATCATCAAGGTCGCGCCGGTCGCCGCCAAGGGCGCCAAGCAGATCGAGCCGGTATTCCATGCCTACGGCGCCGGCCGCGGCACGCAGAAGATCCGCGTCGATCTCAAGTCGGATGCCGGCCGTGAGGCCATCCTGCGCCTGGCGAAAAGCGTCGATGTGGTGATCGAAAGCTACCGCCCCGGCGTGGCCGCGCGTCTGGGCGTGGGCTATGCAGACCTGAAGAAGGTCAATCCGAAGATCGTCTATTGCTCGACCAGCGGCTACGGCCAGGATGGGCCTTACGCGCAGTGGGTGGGACACGACATCAACTATCTGGCGGTCGGCGGCTTCCTCGGCTGCAGCGGCACGGATGCCGAAGGCAAGCCGGCGATCCCCGGCGCCACGGTGGCCGACAGCGCCGGCGGCGGCATGCAGGCGGCGCTGTCCATCATCGCCGCGCTGCTGAATGCCGAGAAGACCGGCAGCGGCTCCTATCTCGACGTGTCGATCACCGACGGCGTGCTGAACCTGATGTCGCTGTATCTGGACCAGTATCTGGCCACGGGCGAAGAAACCCGGCCGAACAATGCCGTGCTCACCGGCAAGTACGCTTGGTATGGCGTGTATACCTGCGGCGACGGCCAGCACATCTCGGTGGGTGCCATCGAGGGGCATTTCTTCAAGAATCTCTGCCGCCTGCTTGATCTCGAACAGTTCAGCGGCAGCCAGTACGACGCCGCCAGGCAGGAAGAAATGCGCGCGGCCTTCGCCGCCCGCTTCAAGACCAAAACGCGTGACGAGTGGGTGGCACTGCTCGCCGGCGCCGACACCTGCACCGCGCCCGTGCTGTCGATTGCCGAAGTGGTGCACAACGAACACCTGCGCGCGCGCCAGACCTTCATGAATGCGCGTCATCCCGAGAAAGGCGCCTTCGAGCAGCTCGGCCCGGTGCTCGCCGGCGGCGAGCGCCAGCAACCCGAGCATCAGGTGGCCGCTCCGGGCACGACGGACAGCGATACCGTGTTTGCCCGTGCCGGTTTCTCGGCTGACGAGATTGCCGCGCTGAAAACCAGCGGCGCGGTGGAATAA
- a CDS encoding TOBE domain-containing protein translates to MRKASAKHKEGQDLAVHGSIWLTMAGENFGGAGRVDLLARIAEYGSISQAAKSIKMSYKAAWDAIDAMNNLAGEPLVERLTGGKGGGGTRLTQRGERLVANFRIIEREHRQFIEQLSRQAEGITHDFLLIRRMNMKTSARNQFLGQVTAIRPGSINDEIELAIPGGLTLTAILTHASRDSLDLRLGSEAFALVKASSIIVVTDEQKAGFSARNRISGRISRLQIGAVNSEVIIELPAGGSIAAVITNESCHALALAVGQTASAIFKASSVIVGVPA, encoded by the coding sequence ATGAGAAAAGCAAGCGCAAAGCACAAGGAAGGCCAGGATCTCGCCGTGCACGGCTCGATCTGGCTGACCATGGCCGGCGAGAATTTCGGCGGCGCCGGACGCGTCGATCTGCTCGCGCGCATCGCCGAATACGGCTCGATCAGCCAGGCCGCCAAATCCATCAAGATGAGCTACAAGGCCGCCTGGGACGCCATCGATGCGATGAACAATCTGGCCGGCGAACCGCTGGTCGAACGCCTCACCGGCGGCAAGGGCGGCGGCGGCACCCGCCTGACGCAGCGCGGCGAACGGCTCGTCGCCAATTTCAGGATCATCGAACGCGAGCACCGCCAGTTCATCGAGCAACTCAGCCGGCAGGCCGAAGGCATCACCCATGATTTCCTGCTGATCCGCAGGATGAACATGAAGACCAGCGCGCGCAACCAGTTTCTCGGCCAGGTCACGGCGATCCGGCCCGGCAGCATCAATGATGAAATCGAACTGGCCATACCCGGCGGCCTGACGCTGACCGCCATCCTCACCCACGCCAGCCGCGACAGCCTCGATCTGCGCCTCGGCAGCGAAGCCTTCGCCCTCGTCAAGGCGTCTTCCATCATCGTCGTCACCGATGAGCAGAAGGCGGGATTCTCGGCGCGCAACCGCATCAGCGGCCGCATCTCGCGCCTGCAGATCGGCGCGGTGAACAGCGAAGTGATCATCGAACTACCGGCCGGCGGATCGATTGCCGCAGTCATCACCAACGAAAGCTGCCACGCGCTGGCCCTGGCGGTCGGCCAGACGGCAAGCGCGATCTTCAAGGCATCGAGCGTGATCGTCGGCGTGCCGGCCTGA